One Solanum lycopersicum chromosome 4, SLM_r2.1 DNA window includes the following coding sequences:
- the LOC101243881 gene encoding protein N-terminal glutamine amidohydrolase, with translation MSSNLELEVRSSATVPSLQVPTFHHTPYYCEENIYLLCKKLCDDGLADPNGSDLFVIFISNEKKQIPLWHQKASQRAEGVILWDYHVICVQKKRNENSSSLVWDLDSSLPFPSSLGTYVADSIRPSIQIFSEFKRFFRVVHAPIFLRHFASDRRHMKDSAGNWTADPPSYEAIVAEDGAVHNLNEYITVSPDDVVKNVEADTVNVVLSEKLGVVIGEDDLLGFFSLIS, from the exons atgtctTCAAATTTGGAATTGGAAGTGAGGTCTTCAGCTACAGTTCCTTCTCTGCAAGTTCCAACCTTTCATCATACCCCTTATTATTG TGAGGAAAACATCTACCTGCTATGCAAAAAGCTATGTGATGACGGACTGGCAGATCCTAATGGTTCTGATCTGTttgttattttcatttccaATGAGAAGAAGCAG ATTCCTCTGTGGCATCAGAAGGCTAGCCAGCGAGCAGAGGGAGTTATTCTGTGGGACTATCATGTCATCTGTGTACAG AAGAAGAGAAATGAGAACTCTTCGTCACTAGTGTGGGATTTAGATTCAAGTCTTCCGTTTCCATCATCTCTTGGCACTTATGTCGCTGACAGCATTCGTCCATCAATTCAGATATTTTCTGAATTCAAAAG GTTTTTTCGAGTTGTGCATGCCCCTATATTCCTCCGACACTTCGCATCAGATAGAAGACATATGAAGGATTCTGCTGGAAACTGGACTGCAGACCCGCCATCATATGAAGCTATTGTTGCTGAAG ATGGAGCTGTACACAACCTGAACGAGTACATTACAGTCTCTCCCGATGATGTAGTGAAGAATGTGGAAGCTGATACCGTCAATGTTGTTCTCTCCGAGAAACTTGGTGTAGTAATTGGTGAAGATGATTTGTTGGGATTTTTCTCTTTGATTTCCTGA